One genomic region from Colletotrichum lupini chromosome 7, complete sequence encodes:
- a CDS encoding CS domain-containing protein, producing the protein MADNDKPEPTPAEEAAARAKETEEQNALPYKWQQTIADVDITFSVPGNYKSRDLVIDIKKTKLSAGVKGQEPILQQVRRMKDKFAYTTIKPQGDLSHPILVDDSTWTLSSAPDGTKTVEIHLDKVNKMEWWAHVVTTAPKIDVSKITPDTSKLSDLDGETRGMVEKMMFDQRQKEQGLPTSDEQKKFDILKKFQAEHPEMDFSNAKIS; encoded by the exons ATGGCTGACAACGACAAGCCAG AGCCCACACCCGCCGAGGAGGCCGCTGCCCGCGCCAAGGAGACGGAGGAGCAGAATGCGCTGCCGTACAAGTGGCAGCAGACCATTGCCGACGTCGACATCACCTTCAGCGTCCCCGGTAACTACAAGAGCAGAGACCTCGTCATCGACATCAAGAAGACCAAGCTCTCTGCCGGTGTGAAGGGCCAAGAGCCCATC CTACAGCAAGTACGACGCATGAAAGATAAGTTCGCTTACACAACGATAAAACCACAGGGCGACCTCTCCCACCCCATCCTCGTCGACGACTCAACCTGGACCTTATCCTCGGCGCCCGACGGCACAAAGACGGTCGAGATCCACCTCGACAAGGTCAACAAGATGGAGTGGTGGGCGCACGTCGTCACCACGGCGCCCAAGATCGACGTCTCCAAGATCACCCCCGACACGAGCAAGCTGTCCGACCTCGATGGCGAGACCCGCGGCATGGTGGAGAAGATGATGTTTGACCAGCGCCAAAAGGAGCAAGGGCTGCCCACCTCGGACGAGCAGAAGAAGTTTGACATTCTCAAGAAGTTCCAGGCCGAGCACCCGGAGATGGACTTCAGCAATGCCAAGATTAGCTAG
- a CDS encoding CDK-activating kinase assembly factor MAT1, with translation MATRRASTSATAAPAPSSTNDICPVCKTMRYLNKDLEFLINPECYHPMCANCVARIFSDGPNQCPYAGCHKTLRKKGFKSAYFGDLTVEREVDIRRRVAAVLNKVEDDFETLADYNEYLEWVETLTFDLISGTDAEKKAAEARLMEWEQAHRAEIERNRRLAKESEADRVARFEAEKEEARLRRAEAMQEDAAEKRNEQRMREDMLNGLASSDAGEAKQTLNRVLLKKRGQNRLQSAVGSLSDATSTGAGGLSIRGLKQQKKRVVEDNKPYDPFGGLRLDMARYKMGPSEEYRNQWVDEARKKDDIVVGGYSADEYLGRAMFEAFSGLAVFIEDEKGPEKVATAEAALVANTGQTTQKMDVDDVF, from the coding sequence ATGGCCACCCGCCGCGCCTCAACCTCCGCAACAGCGGCCCCGGCCCCCTCCTCGACAAACGACATCTGCCCCGTCTGCAAAACAATGCGCTACCTCAACAAAGACCTCGAGTTCCTCATCAACCCAGAATGCTACCACCCAATGTGCGCAAACTGCGTCGCCCGCATCTTCTCCGACGGCCCCAACCAGTGCCCCTACGCCGGCTGCCACAAGACCCTCCGCAAAAAGGGCTTCAAGTCGGCCTACTTCGGCGACCTCACCGTCGAGCGCGAGGTGGACATCCGCCGCCGCGTCGCCGCCGTCCTCAACAAGGTCGAAGACGATTTCGAGACGCTGGCCGACTACAACGAGTACCTAGAATGGGTCGAGACGCTCACGTTCGACCTCATCTCGGGAACCGACGcggagaagaaggcggccGAGGCGAGGTTGATGGAGTGGGAGCAGGCCCACCGCGCCGAGATCGAGCGGAACCGCAGACTCGCAAAAGAATCCGAAGCAGACCGCGTCGCGCGCTTCGAAGCCGAAAAGGAAGAGGCGCGTCTCCGCCGCGCCGAGGCGATGCAGGAAGACGCGGCCGAGAAGCGCAACGAGCAGCGGATGCGCGAGGACATGCTCAACGGCCTGGCGAGCAGCGACGCCGGCGAGGCCAAGCAGACGCTCAATCGCGTCCTCCTGAAAAAACGCGGCCAGAACCGCCTCCAGTCCGCCGTGGGATCCCTCTCCGACGCCACCTCCACCGGCGCAGGCGGCCTGTCGATCCGCGGCCTCAAGCAGCAAAAGAAACGCGTGGTCGAGGACAACAAGCCCTACGACCCCTTTGGCGGGCTCAGGCTCGACATGGCGAGGTACAAGATGGGGCCGTCGGAGGAGTACCGCAACCAGTGGGTCGACGAGGCGAGGAAAAAGGACGATATCGTGGTCGGCGGGTACAGCGCCGACGAGTACCTCGGTCGGGCCATGTTCGAAGCCTTTTCCGGGTTGGCTGTGTTTATTGAGGATGAAAAGGGGCCTGAAAAGGTGGCTACTGCCGAGGCGGCTCTGGTCGCGAATACGGGCCAGACGACACAGAAGATGGATGTGGACGACGTCTTTTGA
- a CDS encoding ANTH domain-containing protein, translated as MSSSFEKSVKGATKIKAAPPKTKYIEHILVATHAGEAGVGEVFRALQFRLRDSTWTVVFKSLITVHLMIREGSPDVTLAYLSRHPNTLAISSFTDAQTQGRNIRHYAGYLAARSKAYRETKCDWVRTKESRLEKLSVDKGLLRETEILQSQISALLKCDVLEGEIENEITVTVFRLLVLDVLALFQALNQGMINILGTFFEMSKVDAERAMAIYRTFTKQTDFVVQYLSVARQYEHQTRVEVPKLKHAPVNLGRQLEEYLSDPDFEVNRRQYIAEQQGKKNKVGGASKPTSAFDSKPAANNPFPSSTFPSTNGLSQPKTETAKGPAPDLIDFFESIEQNQTTMAPNAQQHQQQQQMPMQTGFANNSPFQPQPTGFQQNGFAPQPTGFVPQQTGFASNPYQPQSTNPFGQPQQQQQPPQQPQQQPAAQLLQPSFTGAGFGGFSPQPYQPGTLGSIPQDSVASFPTGNTGMLSPQAGQQITNPFRASMLMAQQTGMSTNTAFSTPASPNMQRQSTNPFARSSPQAQQPFSPAPSNSPFQTQPQPQQQTQQLPTIAPLQPMMTGTNPFAKNFTGSQLQQQRPATSSGAIVPQPTGTTNPFRQGSFVNHQTGMGWQHNQQPMGGGLDNLETTPCSPKSSDQLFPNTPAQSNPEVTISSNLESKRGVHKGLFFCFVQSNDA; from the exons ATGTCGAGCTCATTCGAAAAATCCGTCAAAGGGGCCACCAAGATAAAG GCCGCACCGCCCAAGACGAAATATATCGAACACATTCTCGTTGCGACACATGCCGGCGAAGCGGGCGTGGGGGAGGTCTTCCGCGCCCTGCAGTTCCGTCTACGAGACTCAACATGGACCGTCGTCTTCAAGAGCTTGATCACCGTCCACCTGATGATCCGTGAAGGCTCGCCCGATGTCACACTTGCCTATCTGTCGAGGCATCCGAACACGCTTGCTATCAGCAGCTTCACCGACG CCCAGACACAAGGACGGAACATTCGGCATTACGCCGGCTACCTCGCCGCGAGATCCAAAGCCTACCGAGAAACCAAGTGCGATTGGGTGCGGACGAAGGAATCTAGACTGGAGAAGCTCTCGGTCGACAAGGGCCTCCTGCGAGAGACGGAGATTCTTCAGAGTCAGATTTCGGCCCTTTTGAAATGCGAT GTTCTCGAGGGCGAAATCGAAAACGAAATTACAGTCACCGTCTTCAGACTGCTGGTGCTCGATGTGCTGGCTCTCTTCCAGGCATTAAACCAGGGAATGATTAACATTCTCG GCACCTTCTTTGAAATGTCCAAGGTCGATGCCGAAAGAGCCATGGCAATCTACCGCACCTTCACCAAGCAGACCGATTTCGTAGTGCAATACCTCAGCGTCGCACGCCAATACGAGCACCAAACAAGGGTCGAGGTTCCCAAGTTGAAGCATGCGCCGGTTAACTTGGGCCGCCAGCTGGAGGAGTACTTGAGCGACCCGGATTTCGAAGTCAACCGGAGACAATACATTGCTGAGCAGCAGGGCAAGAAGAACAAGGTGGGAGGAGCCTCGAAGCCGACTAGCGCATTCGACTCAAAGCCTGCGGCAAACAATCCTTTCCCGAGCAGCACGTTCCCGAGCACGAATGGCCTGTCGCAGCCGAAGACCGAGACCGCCAAGGGTCCTGCCCCCGATCTTATCGACTTCTTCGAGTCTATCGAACAGAACCAGACGACGATGGCGCCGAACGCACAACAGcaccagcaacagcagcaaatGCCGATGCAGACCGGTTTCGCCAACAACAGTCCCTTCCAACCGCAACCAACTGGATTCCAGCAGAATGGCTTTGCGCCTCAGCCGACAGGATTTGTGCCGCAACAGACAGGCTTCGCTTCTAACCCGTACCAGCCGCAGAGCACAAATCCGTTCGGCCAGcctcagcagcaacagcagccgcCCCAGCAACCACAGCAGCAGCCAGCGGCTCAGCTATTGCAGCCCAGCTTCACCGGAGCTGGGTTCGGGGGCTTCTCGCCTCAGCCGTATCAGCCAGGCACACTTGGTTCAATACCGCAAGACTCTGTGGCAAGCTTCCCGACAGGCAACACAGGCATGTTAAGCCCTCAGGCCGGCCAGCAAATCACCAATCCTTTCCGGGCATCCATGTTAATGGCCCAGCAAACGGGCATGTCTACGAACACGGCATTTTCGACCCCGGCGAGCCCCAACATGCAGAGGCAGTCTACAAACCCCTTTGCCAGATCCTCGCCTCAAGCCCAGCAGCCATTCTCACCGGCTCCTAGTAATTCACCATTCCAGACTCAGCCTCAACCTCAGCAACAAACACAGCAACTTCCCACGATTGCTCCGTTGCAGCCAATGATGACTGGTACCAACCCATTCGCTAAGAACTTCACCGGCTCTCAACTCCAGCAGCAGCGGCCTGCAACCAGCTCTGGAGCCATCGTGCCCCAACCAACAGGCACCACAAACCCCTTCCGCCAGGGCTCCTTTGTCAACCATCAGACCGGCATGGGCTGGCAACATAATCAACAGCCAATGGGTGGCGGACTGGATAATCTCGAGACGACGCCC TGCTCTCCCAAAAGCTCTGATCAGCTGTTCCCAAATACACCAGCCCAGTCCAACCCCGAGGTCACTATTTCTTCAAATCTCGAATCAAAGCGTGGCGTTCACAAGGGTCTTTTTTTCTGCTTTGTACAATCGAACGATGCTTAA